The sequence TTTGTTCACCGCAGTACTGAACGTAAATATTACCGTGACATGGTATATAATTATTTGCATTATAACGAAGAAGGAAAAGAAAGTTTATATATCCCTATCTTTGTGGGAGAGAAATCAAATAAACGTGGGGTACAGGTCAATAATATGTATTCCATAAACAACAAATCAAAGAACAAGGAAGATGCATGGAAATTTTTAAGTTTCCTCTTGGGAGACAATATTCAAAAGTTAAGGACATTGAGAGCAGAACCTGTTAACACCAAGGCAAACAAGGAAATTCTTGAAGCTGCGGCCGAAGAGTTTAGCAGAACTTACGGTGATGATGCCCTTAAGGTTGTTGATATGATGATGAATATTTTTGACCGTACAGATTATGTTGATATGTATTACGATAAGCAGGATATTTATGATCCTTTAATGAGTTATATAAACGATGAAATGTCATTGGAAGATGCTCTCAAAAAAGCGGAGGAAAATGTATGGATAAGGCTCAATGAGTAGAGATAAAGGAGAATACAAGCAGTTGATTTTCTGTTTTGTATTATAAGCTGCGGCCGATATTTTTAAAAGAAAGGGGGATAAAGATGTCTTATAAGAGTAAAGTTGTTAAAAATATCTTGACTAATCCTATATCAACTCAAGGATGCGCTGATTGTTCGGGAAATTGTCAAGGAGAGTGTGGGAAACTATGTGAATCAAATTGTGGTTCAAATTGTTATACTACGTGTTCGGGATCATGTGAGGATGATTGTGTTAATAGCTGTAAAGGAGACTGTGAAAATACCTGTACGTTTGTATGTGCCGCAACTTGCAGCCATCAAGTAGGATAATCTTTTAATTAGTCACTGATGAATCGTGATTTTCTCGGTAACAAAACTATCGAGAAAATCATGATTACATATTACATATTTAAAGAGCATATTGAATCAGTACATATGAAAAGCGTGCGAAAAACGATGTTTAAGGAGAATTATTTAAATATGTATGTTTTATTCGAATAAAAGGAGATGGAATAATTGAATTTATCAAAGAAGACAAAGCAGGTAATTTTGGGAGTCGTACTCCTTGCGGTAATTACAGTTGGAATTATTGCGCTGAAAGTAAGCAATAATCGAAATAAAGATGTACAGAAGGTGGAAAAGACAGCTGCGGTAAACAGTAATGAGAAGCTCTTTTATTATGTTGAAAAGAAACTCTATGAAGAACATAACGTATTTGAAGATATAGCATGTCGGTTTGTAAATTATAAAGGAAATGTGGCAAAAGCCATATACAGTATAGAAGGTAAACCGACAAAACTTGAAAGTATGAAAAATACGAGCTATATAACAACTATACCTGATGAAGTATCTATGAGTAGTGGTTATTGGATTGATGAAAATTCCAATTTTGTTACAGTAAAATATAACAAGGAAAAGAAAGCAGTTTTGGTAAGAACACTTGACAAGGATGGAAATGAAGTCGAGAAACCTGTAGCCCTTAAAGAATTTGGGGGAATGATTAATGACGACAGCTATATAAATGTTATGGAATTTAGAATAGATACTAAATATATATATTTAGTAAGCGCAGCTAATCCACGTCCTATTTTACAAATTTTTAATAAGGACGGTAGCCTTCATAAAAATTATGCCGACATAGACAGCTTTGAAATAGATAATATGGGAAAAATATATATTCCGTTTAATGATAAATACAACGGGTTTGAGAAAATAAATGTTGAAAGCGGAGAAGTGGAATACTCAATAAGAACAAAGATTCTTCCAAATCATATCCGTTACAATAAGGGAAAAGATGCAGTATATGTAATGGATGATAATGGAGTCACGAGATATAACGCTTCCGACGGTAAAAATGAAAAGAATATATTTACCTTTGGCAAAGACTCCACCTATGTACTTGACTCGCTTCAAGTCAGGGATTTCTTTGTTGGAAATGAAGAGGATTTATATATTTCTTTGTTCTACTTTGAAGGGGAGGAATATATTTGTCTCTACTATGGATATGAACCTAAGGAAGGCACAAGGCCTGAAAGAACCGTTACCTTGACTGTTACCGCTCCCTACAGGCAGGATTTCTTGTCGGATGCCATAACAAGATATGAAATGAAGTATCCGGATCAAAAAGTGAAATATGATTATAAGTACAACAGCGAAGAGGAATTTGTCGCCAACACGGAACAGTACGGCCAGCAGCTTTCCTTAAGTATTCTCGGGGGGGATGTGGGAGATGTTGTGATGACGGGAGGTTCGGGCCTTAATTATGAGGAGGTATTTAAAACAGATGCCTTTATGGATTTGTCGTCTCTTATAGAGAAGGATAAAAACTATGACGTACTCAATAAAGATGTCATTGAAGGTTTGAGGATAAAAGGCGCCGTAAGAGGGCTTCCCATAAGTATCAAGCGTTCATATTATGAGGTGAATACCAAACTTTTGGATTCAATGGGAGTTAAACTGGACTGCAACAATTTGTCATGGAAGGATGTTATTTCTCTTACAAAGGTTATAGAGGAAAAAGCACCTGATTCTCATGTGTTTACGGGAAACGAATATGTGGGGGATTATCTCATTCCTATGATCGGAGCCAATATATCTCAGCTTGTGGATTTTGAAAATAAGAAGATAAATTTAAATCAGGAATGGTTTGTTGATTTGCTGAAAGATCTGAAGACGGCAATGAAAAGCGAGAATTTTGTCAAAACGCATACCGGATCTGATATAAAAGATATGCTCCAGGGTTCTTTGTTTGTTCACCGTAGTACTGAACGCACATATTATCGTGATATGGTAGGACGTTATTTGGGATATAACAAAGAAGTAGGAGAAAGCTTGTATATTCCTATTTTTGTGGGAGAGAAATCAAATAAACGTGGGGTACAGGTCAATAATATGTATTCCATAAACAACAAATCAAAGAACAAGGAAGATGCATGGAAATTTTTAAGTTTCCTTTTGGAAGACGATATTCAAAAATTAAGGACATTGAGAGCAGAACCTGTTAACACCAAGGCAAACAAGGAAATTCTTGAAGCTGCGGCCGAAGAGTTTAGCAGAACTTACGGTGATGATGCCCTTAAGGTTGTTGATATGATGATGAATATTTTTGACCGCATCGATTATGTTGATATGTATTACAATAAGCAGGATATTTATGATCCTTTAATGAGTTATATAAATGATGAGATGTCATTGGAAGATGCTCTCAAAAAAGCGGAGGAAAATGTATGGATAAGGCTCAATGAGTAGAGATAAAGGAGAATACAAGCAGTTGATTTTCTGTTTTGTATTTATAAACCGCATCTTATATTTTAAAAGGAAGGGAGGAATAAGAATGTCATATAAGAGTAAAGTTACTAAAAATATTTTAACTAATCCCATATTATCATCAACTATATGCAGTGATTGCACAGGAACCTGTGCAGGTTCCTGTAGCGGTTTTTGTGGTCAGTTGTGCAGTGGTAGCTGTGAAGATACCTGTACATTTGTATGTTCCGCAACATGTAGTCATCATACAGGATAATCTTTTAATTGATTACTGACAAATTATGATTTTCCCGGCAGCCTGACTGCCGGAGAAATCATGACTACATATTAAAAAAGGAAAATACTATGGAGGCATAAATGAGAAAAGATAAGGATTTTGAAAAATTCAACTGGTTCTTAAAAAAATATATTTATCCTCAGCGGGTTAAAATAGCATTTATTGTTCTTTTAATTTTGGCCGGTTCGTCCATAGGGAATCTGAGCCCTTTTCTGTACGGCAAAATGTTGGACAGCATCGTCGCTTTTGATATAAATCATTTGATGCGTCTGATAATAATTTATTTTATTGTTACCGTAGGTACTACTATTCTCAGCATTTTTGAGGGTTATATGGGAAAGATGGTGTCTTTTAAAATCGTTAAGAGCTCTCAGAGGGATTTGTTCAATAAAATCGTCAGACTGAAGGCATCGGCTTTTGAAAAGTATACAACAGGTGAACTTATTTCACGATTAAACGGTGACTCCGAAGGGGTCGTAAGTTTTTTGCTGGATGTTATAACAAGCATTTTAAACATATTCATTAACATGTCAATATCGTTGTATTTTGTATTAAAGATTTCAATAAGGCTTTCTTCCGTTTCAATATTTTATATACCCGCATCTCTTATTGTAACCATTACGGCACGGAAGAGCTTTAAAAAACTGGCGGAAAAGAGAAAAGTTTTTAACGATAAATATTTCGGATATATAAATGAAGCTTTTTCCAACAACATAGGTATAAAATGTTTCAGACTTGAAAAAAAGGCATGTAAGAAGTATGACAATTTTATATCGAAGGAACTTGATATTGAAAAACATTCCATGGTTTTGAGCGGAATAATTCAGATGCTAAATACGCTGATTTCCGTAATTTCCTCCTTATATATTATTTATTTATCGGGGATTCTGATCAAGGGCGGTTTACTGACAATCGGTACCATGGTTTCCTTTAACACGTATATAAATAAGCTTTTTGCTTCAATTTCCCAAATTTTAGGTTTAAATATAAGCAAACAGACGGTTTCGGTTTCATTGGACAGGCTTATATCTTTGATTTCGGAAAAAAGTGAGGATATGGAGGAATCTGAAAAGAAATTGAAGGATGAACCGGAGTATGTTCATGTATGTAATGTCTCTTTTAAATACAAAGAGGATAGTGATGCGGTCATAAACAACCTTTCTTTCAGTTTGGATTCTCCGGGGTTTTACAGCTTTGTAGGGAAAAACGGATGTGGCAAAAGTACTCTTGCGAAATTGCTTGTAAAGTTATATGATGTTGATAGCGGTTATATGGAAATAAACGGTATTGATTATAAAAACTGTTCTATTGACAGTTTGAGAGAGAATATCACATATATTCAGAAGGAAGACTTCTTTTTAAATGATACCGTATATAATAATTTATCTTTGGCAAACGAAAGGGCTTCTTCAGATGATATATACGGGGCATGCCGGATGGCGGGGCTTGACGGGTTCATAGATTCCCTGCCCGACAAATATGATACCATAGTGGGAGAGGGAGGTTCGACTCTCTCCAGCGGCCAAAGGCAGAAGCTGAATATAGCACGGGCACTTTTAAAAAAATCTAAAATTTTAATATTTGACGAAACAACGGCCAACTTGGACGGTAAATCAGAAAAAAATGTAATTTCCATATTAAAGGAAATAAGCAGGCATTCCATAGTCATTTTTATCAGCCATAAAGTTTCGTCAATAGTCCAAAGCGACAGGATTTTTTTGATGGAAAACGGAAGTATCGTTGACAGCGGTACTCATGAACAACTTTCGGAAGACAATTATACTTACAGGGAACTTTTCAAATATTCAAACACTTAAATATGGATAAGGCTCAATGAATGATGTACGAGGAGGGGGTTTTGTGAAAAGACGTAAATGGTACGGTTTGATGTTTGTTTTGCCGGGTTTGTTGGGAGTCGGCCTGTTTTATTTAATACCTTTTCTTTTAAGCTTTTATTATACTTTTACCCAAGGCGTTTCGGAAGTGAAATTTGTGGGATTTGATAATTTTACAGACCTTCTGCAAAATCCCGCTTTTAAACTTGCGGCAAAAAATACTCTTATTTTTATGGCAATAGGAGTACCTTTATTGACACTGGCAGCTTTGTTTTTAAGCCTGTTAATGTCGGGAAAACTTTATTCCTTTCCGAGGTGGGCCATGCTGTCTCCCATTATCGTGCCTGTTGCTTCGGCACTGATGGGATGGAGCGCAATATTCGGCGAAGGAGGTATTGCAAATACCATAATCGGTTTTTTCGGAGGCGGACATGTGGATTTTTTCGGAGAAGCCAATGGGATGGCCACATTTATTTTAATTTTTTTAATCAAGAATTTGGGGTATATGATAGTGATATTTACAAGTTCTATTTCCGCCCTTTCACGGGAATACAGGGAAGTATTCCTGCTTGATTCTAAATCGGAAATTAAATATGCTTTTAAAGTGGTTATACCGCTGATTTCACCCATAATTTTCTTTGCCGTGATTCTCGGCGTGATAAACAGTTTTCAGATTTTCAGGGAGATATACGGCCTTTACGGTGATTATCCGCCGAATACACTGTATATGCTCCAGCATTTTATGAATAATAATTTCTTTAAGCTGAATTACCAACGGCTCAGTACGGCGGCATTTATTATTGTACTCTCCCTTTCCGTACTGATTTCCGTATTTTTGAAATATCAAAACAAGTCTTTTGAAAAATAAACGTAAAGAGGTGGCAACGACTATGAAGATGCCCAAAGTGAAGAACATATTTATTTTTTTGCTGTCAATATTTTGCCTCCTTCCTTTGATTGTGATGATCATAAAATCCTTTCAGGGAATGAGCGGCGGCTTTACGATGGAACAATACGGACGGGCTTTATTTCAGACGGAGGATTTCTTTATCGGATTTTGGAATTCCGTAATCTATACGGTTGTAATAATTGCAATCAATCTTCCCTTAAGCCTTCTTGCGGCCTACGGATTCAGCCGCTTTACCTTTCCGGGCAGGGATATTCTGTTTTGGGTCTATATTGTTCTGATGCTTATGCCTTTTCAGGCAACGATTGTCCCTCAATACCTGGCTCTCAAGGCCCTCGGCATTTTGGATACGCCGGAAGCGGTGATTTTGCCTAACGCTTTTTCCACTTTCGGGACATTCCTTATAGCCCAATATATGAGAGGGCTGGATAATGAGGTTTTTGATGCGGGGCGAATAGACGGGCTCAATGAATTCAGCCTGATGATGAAAATAGTCATGCCTATTTGTAAGCCCATAGTTTCTGCTTTGACAGTACTTCTTTTTATTAACTATTGGTCTATGGTGGAACAGCCAATTATATTTATTTCTGACAAGCGGTTTATGCCTCTTTCGGTCTTGCTCAGCGGTTCAGGAAAATTTTTAAATATATCCTTTGCCTGCGGGGTGATTTTTACCGTACTCCCCCTTCTTTTATATTTGTTTTCCTATGGGGACTTGATGCAGGGGATTGCTTTGTCTGCAGCGGTGGAGACCGGCGGAGGAGGGGAGCCGGCAAATAAAAGGAATGGTAAATCCTACGGAAAGAGGATCGGAAGGCTGATGGTTTCTTTTCTGATAGCCATGATTTCATTTACCCTTATAACTCAGAAGGTGACTTATATCATGACTGCCGAGGTAGAAACGGTATCACCGTTAAGCGGAGATTTAAGGGAGGACCCTAAGAGGGAGGACAGCAAATCCTTAGGGTATTTTCGGACGATTCTTCCTGCCGCATGTGTTAAATCCCAAGGTTCCAAAGGTTACGTTTATGTTATACAGGAAGAAAAATCGAAACGGAGAAGGACTCAGGTATCTAAGGTAATGGTGGAGATAACTGCTCAGAACGGATCGGATTATGCCGTTTCGGGGCCGGTAATGGATGATGCGCAGGTCGTGCTGTATACATCAAGGCCTCTTGGGGACGGGAGTTATGTAAGAGTGCTGGATAGAGGTGATATATATGATTAAAAAGATTGGGGCGGTTTCGTGTATTGTTCTGCTTATTCTGCTGATAGTTTTTCAGATTCATGTTATAAATTCTTTTGAATCTCTTCCTGAAAGAGCGGAGATCTTTTTGATAGATGATGATGGACGGAAGTTTTCTACGGAGGATATAGAGCCTCTTAACCAAGATTTTCTAATAAGCCGGATAAAAGAAAGGAATATATCCGTTGGTAAAAATAAAATTTCCGTAATATTGACGGACGAAAATTATCCTAATTTTTGGAATTTTGATATGGCAAGGGGAAAATGGTTTTCTGAAAATAAAGATGAAGCCGTAATCAGCAATAATCTTGCGGAGAAATTATTTCATACGGAAGATGCGGTCGGAAAGGAAATTGACCTTGGGGATGTTTCCTATACGGTCAGCGGGGTATATGAAGAAAAGGATTTGTATAAAAAAGCGGCTTCCGAAAGAGAAAGGATTTATGTGCCTTTGAACAGCAACTTTGATGAGGGAAATACGGACGTAAGCGTTTTTTTTGCTACGGGTAAAAAGGGAGAATGCGAAAAATTTTTTGCGGAAAGATTTGCGGAGAAATTCTCCTTATATACGGGGGCCGAGAACTATAAAGATTACGAAATCAAAGATATGACAAGAAACAAAGATATTATATCTCAGTTTTTAACGGGATATGTTTTTATTGTTCAATTGCTGCTCTTTATATTTATATGCCGTTTGTTTATACGGGATTTCGGATTGTGTTTTGACAAATACAGAAAGGCATCTGAAAAACAGTATTTAGGAGAAATTGTATCGGAAAATACCACGGAGATTTTAATTACCGCAATAAAATGGACAGTCATGGTATTTGCAAGTATTTTTTTAGTAAGAAAGATAATCGGCTTTCAATTTTATGTGCCCGGGAAATATCTGCCCCCGGATTATGTTTTTGATTTTAAGTTCTATTCCGGTATTTTTTCACAAAAGTCTGAAATTTCTTCTATGT is a genomic window of Acidilutibacter cellobiosedens containing:
- a CDS encoding ABC transporter substrate-binding protein; translation: MNLSKKTKQVILGVVLLAVITVGIIALKVSNNRNKDVQKVEKTAAVNSNEKLFYYVEKKLYEEHNVFEDIACRFVNYKGNVAKAIYSIEGKPTKLESMKNTSYITTIPDEVSMSSGYWIDENSNFVTVKYNKEKKAVLVRTLDKDGNEVEKPVALKEFGGMINDDSYINVMEFRIDTKYIYLVSAANPRPILQIFNKDGSLHKNYADIDSFEIDNMGKIYIPFNDKYNGFEKINVESGEVEYSIRTKILPNHIRYNKGKDAVYVMDDNGVTRYNASDGKNEKNIFTFGKDSTYVLDSLQVRDFFVGNEEDLYISLFYFEGEEYICLYYGYEPKEGTRPERTVTLTVTAPYRQDFLSDAITRYEMKYPDQKVKYDYKYNSEEEFVANTEQYGQQLSLSILGGDVGDVVMTGGSGLNYEEVFKTDAFMDLSSLIEKDKNYDVLNKDVIEGLRIKGAVRGLPISIKRSYYEVNTKLLDSMGVKLDCNNLSWKDVISLTKVIEEKAPDSHVFTGNEYVGDYLIPMIGANISQLVDFENKKINLNQEWFVDLLKDLKTAMKSENFVKTHTGSDIKDMLQGSLFVHRSTERTYYRDMVGRYLGYNKEVGESLYIPIFVGEKSNKRGVQVNNMYSINNKSKNKEDAWKFLSFLLEDDIQKLRTLRAEPVNTKANKEILEAAAEEFSRTYGDDALKVVDMMMNIFDRIDYVDMYYNKQDIYDPLMSYINDEMSLEDALKKAEENVWIRLNE
- a CDS encoding ABC transporter ATP-binding protein; its protein translation is MRKDKDFEKFNWFLKKYIYPQRVKIAFIVLLILAGSSIGNLSPFLYGKMLDSIVAFDINHLMRLIIIYFIVTVGTTILSIFEGYMGKMVSFKIVKSSQRDLFNKIVRLKASAFEKYTTGELISRLNGDSEGVVSFLLDVITSILNIFINMSISLYFVLKISIRLSSVSIFYIPASLIVTITARKSFKKLAEKRKVFNDKYFGYINEAFSNNIGIKCFRLEKKACKKYDNFISKELDIEKHSMVLSGIIQMLNTLISVISSLYIIYLSGILIKGGLLTIGTMVSFNTYINKLFASISQILGLNISKQTVSVSLDRLISLISEKSEDMEESEKKLKDEPEYVHVCNVSFKYKEDSDAVINNLSFSLDSPGFYSFVGKNGCGKSTLAKLLVKLYDVDSGYMEINGIDYKNCSIDSLRENITYIQKEDFFLNDTVYNNLSLANERASSDDIYGACRMAGLDGFIDSLPDKYDTIVGEGGSTLSSGQRQKLNIARALLKKSKILIFDETTANLDGKSEKNVISILKEISRHSIVIFISHKVSSIVQSDRIFLMENGSIVDSGTHEQLSEDNYTYRELFKYSNT
- a CDS encoding carbohydrate ABC transporter permease → MKRRKWYGLMFVLPGLLGVGLFYLIPFLLSFYYTFTQGVSEVKFVGFDNFTDLLQNPAFKLAAKNTLIFMAIGVPLLTLAALFLSLLMSGKLYSFPRWAMLSPIIVPVASALMGWSAIFGEGGIANTIIGFFGGGHVDFFGEANGMATFILIFLIKNLGYMIVIFTSSISALSREYREVFLLDSKSEIKYAFKVVIPLISPIIFFAVILGVINSFQIFREIYGLYGDYPPNTLYMLQHFMNNNFFKLNYQRLSTAAFIIVLSLSVLISVFLKYQNKSFEK
- a CDS encoding carbohydrate ABC transporter permease codes for the protein MKMPKVKNIFIFLLSIFCLLPLIVMIIKSFQGMSGGFTMEQYGRALFQTEDFFIGFWNSVIYTVVIIAINLPLSLLAAYGFSRFTFPGRDILFWVYIVLMLMPFQATIVPQYLALKALGILDTPEAVILPNAFSTFGTFLIAQYMRGLDNEVFDAGRIDGLNEFSLMMKIVMPICKPIVSALTVLLFINYWSMVEQPIIFISDKRFMPLSVLLSGSGKFLNISFACGVIFTVLPLLLYLFSYGDLMQGIALSAAVETGGGGEPANKRNGKSYGKRIGRLMVSFLIAMISFTLITQKVTYIMTAEVETVSPLSGDLREDPKREDSKSLGYFRTILPAACVKSQGSKGYVYVIQEEKSKRRRTQVSKVMVEITAQNGSDYAVSGPVMDDAQVVLYTSRPLGDGSYVRVLDRGDIYD
- a CDS encoding ABC transporter permease, which gives rise to MIKKIGAVSCIVLLILLIVFQIHVINSFESLPERAEIFLIDDDGRKFSTEDIEPLNQDFLISRIKERNISVGKNKISVILTDENYPNFWNFDMARGKWFSENKDEAVISNNLAEKLFHTEDAVGKEIDLGDVSYTVSGVYEEKDLYKKAASERERIYVPLNSNFDEGNTDVSVFFATGKKGECEKFFAERFAEKFSLYTGAENYKDYEIKDMTRNKDIISQFLTGYVFIVQLLLFIFICRLFIRDFGLCFDKYRKASEKQYLGEIVSENTTEILITAIKWTVMVFASIFLVRKIIGFQFYVPGKYLPPDYVFDFKFYSGIFSQKSEISSMFLSDYKNLYINVFHLCTVISASEIFLSLVLYLVLWKKIFSRRAA